The following DNA comes from Kineococcus rhizosphaerae.
TCTGCGACGCCGGATCGGTCGCGGCGCGGGCGGCGGAACCCCTGGTGCGGTTCACGTTCTGCAAGTCCGACGCCGTGCTGCACGAGGCCGTCGAGCGCCTGCAGGCGCTGCGGTCGAGGTGACGGCGGACGCGGGGCTGCGGGCGGTCCTGGAGGCCGAGCGCGCCGGGGCCGCCGCGCGGCTGGCGGGGCTGGAGCGCGAGCTGGCCAGCGCCCTGGAGGTCGCCGCCGAGGGCGGCGCCGACGACGAGCACGACCCGGAGGGGTCGACGACGGCGTTCGAGCGGGCGCAGACGGCGGCCGTGCTGGAGCAGGTCCGGGACCGGCTGGCCGCCCTCGACGACGCCCTCACCCGGGTCGGGGAGCCGGGGTTCGGGACCTGCACCGGGTGCGGCCGGCCGATCGCCGCGGAGCGGCTGGCGGTGCGGCCCTGGGCCACGACCTGCGTGGTGTGCGCCGCCCGCTGAGGACGGGTGGGGGGCCGTGACGTCGCGGTCTCCACAGGGGGCCGTCGTCCCCAGCGGCCCACCGGGCGGCCCCGAGGTGCCCGCGGCGCGACGAGGGTGTCCTCGTGATGGGTTCCACCGCGCTGACGGCCCTGGTCCCGCTCGCCGCCGCCGGGCTGGCGGCGGTCGTGCTGGCCCCGCCCGCTCCCGCACCGGCGGCGAGCGCGCCCGCGGCCCCCGCCGCCTGGGCGTGGCCGCTCGAACCGCCACGGGTGGTGCGCGGGTTCGACGACGTGGCCCGCTACGCGGCGGGGCACCGCGGTGTCGACCTCGCCGCGGCGCCGGGGCAGCCCGTGCGGGCGGTCGCCGCGGGCCAGGTGTCCTTCGCGGGGCGGGTCGCGGGTCGCGGTGTCGTCGTGGTCGTGCACGACGACGGGCTGCGCACGACGTACGAACCCGTCGAGGCGGGTGTCGCGGCGGGTGCCCGGGTGGTCGCCGGCGGGCCGCTGGGCTCCGTGGCGCCCGCCCCGGCGCACTGCGTGACGACGTGCCTGCACCTGGGGCTGCGCGACGGCGAGGTCTACCTCGACCCCTCGTCGCGCCTGCGCGCCCCCGCTCCCGTGCTGCTGCCCCTGGGCAGGCCGTGAACCGTCAGCTGACGTCGGACAGCTTGCCCCGCAGCTGCAGCACGGCCTTGGTGTGCATCTGGCAGATGCGCGACTCGGTGACGCCGAGGACGCGGCCGATCTCGGCCAGGGTCAGCCCCTCGTAGTAGTAGAGGGTGACGACGATCTTCTCGCGCTCGGGCAGCTGGTTGATGGCCCGCGAGAGCAGGAACTTCGTCTCCTCGCTCTCGAACGCCGCGACCGGGTCCTCGGCCTTGGTGTCCTCCAGGGTGTCGACGAGGGAGAGCTTGTCGCCCTTCTCCCCCGAGACGCTCAGCAGCTCGTCCAGCGCGACGACGTTGACGTAGGAGACCTGGCTGAAGATGTGGTGCAGGTCCGGCAGCGGGATGCCCATGCGCTCGGCGACCTCGGCCTCGGTGGGGGTGCGGTGCAGCTCCCCCTCCAGGGTGGCGTAGGTGCGCTCGACCTCGCGGGCCTTGCTGCGCACCGACCGCGGGATCCAGTCGATGGCGCGCAGCTCGTCGATGATGGCGCCGCGGATGCGCGAGATCGCGTAGGTCTCGAACTTGATGGCGCGTTCGATGTCGAACTTCTCGATGGCGTCGATGAGCCCGAAGATCCCGTACGAGACGAGGTCGGCCTGCTCGATGTTGGGCGGCAGCCCCACGCCCACGCGCCCGGCCACGTACTTGACCAGGGGCGAGTAGTGCATGATCAGCTTCTCGCGGACGTAGGGGTCCGCCGAGGCCTTGAACTCCTCCCACATGGCGCGCAGGGCGGCCTCGGCGGCCTCCTGCTCGGGGGTGGACGGTCCCTTGCCCTTGCGACTGGTGAACCGGGCGTTCGCCTGGGGCCGGCCTGCCGGCTGGACCTCCTCGGCGGTGGTCTCCGACGCGGTGTCGGTGGACTGCTGCTCGGTCGTGCCGGTGGTGTCGATGCCGCGCTCCTCACCCTCGTCGACCACTCGCAGCGCGGACGCGTCGTCCGTCTGCGCGGTGGAGGCACGTTCGCGCCCTGCTCCTGGTTCCACCGTGGTCCTCCCCCCGGATCGTCAGGCCCTGGGGTGGGCCTGACGGTGCGCACTCCGCAGACGCTCCACGGACACGTGCGTGTAGATCTGCGTCGTCGACAGCGTAGCGTGACCGAGCAACTCCTGTACGCTACGAAGGTCAGCTCGTCCGTCGAGCATGTGCGTCGCGGCCGCGTGGCGCAGGCCGTGGGGCGAGGTGTGCGGGGCCCCGGGGACCGCGGCCACCGCGCGGTTGACCACCGTGCGCACCTGGCGCTGGTCCAGACGGCGCCCCTGCACCCCCAGGAACAGCGCGTCCGCGGAGTCGGGCCCGGCCAGCTGCGGACGGCCGTGCCCGAGCCAGGCGTCCAGCGCCTGCAGCGCCGGCCGGCCCAGCGGCACCGTCCGCTCGCGAGCGCCCTTGCCCAGGACCCGCGCCGAGCCGTTCTCCCGGTCCAGGTCGGCCACGTCCAGCGCGGTGAGCTCGGC
Coding sequences within:
- a CDS encoding TraR/DksA family transcriptional regulator, with the translated sequence MTADAGLRAVLEAERAGAAARLAGLERELASALEVAAEGGADDEHDPEGSTTAFERAQTAAVLEQVRDRLAALDDALTRVGEPGFGTCTGCGRPIAAERLAVRPWATTCVVCAAR
- a CDS encoding M23 family metallopeptidase; the protein is MGSTALTALVPLAAAGLAAVVLAPPAPAPAASAPAAPAAWAWPLEPPRVVRGFDDVARYAAGHRGVDLAAAPGQPVRAVAAGQVSFAGRVAGRGVVVVVHDDGLRTTYEPVEAGVAAGARVVAGGPLGSVAPAPAHCVTTCLHLGLRDGEVYLDPSSRLRAPAPVLLPLGRP
- the whiG gene encoding RNA polymerase sigma factor WhiG, which translates into the protein MEPGAGRERASTAQTDDASALRVVDEGEERGIDTTGTTEQQSTDTASETTAEEVQPAGRPQANARFTSRKGKGPSTPEQEAAEAALRAMWEEFKASADPYVREKLIMHYSPLVKYVAGRVGVGLPPNIEQADLVSYGIFGLIDAIEKFDIERAIKFETYAISRIRGAIIDELRAIDWIPRSVRSKAREVERTYATLEGELHRTPTEAEVAERMGIPLPDLHHIFSQVSYVNVVALDELLSVSGEKGDKLSLVDTLEDTKAEDPVAAFESEETKFLLSRAINQLPEREKIVVTLYYYEGLTLAEIGRVLGVTESRICQMHTKAVLQLRGKLSDVS